GATTCTGTGAAGTCGGGTACTCTGACCAGGTAGTAGACATTTGCGCAGACAAATCGACGTAATCTCCACAATCTCGCTTTCGATCACGTAATTCTGCCTGCCGCGCCCGCCTCCACTCACGGCGCGCCGCTGCGTATGTCTCGCCGCTTTCGTTGTCCTTTGCATCCCTCTCGATCTCCTTTCGCTTCTCCCTGGCTTGCGCCGCTAGCTCTCTCATGTGGCACGCGGGGCATAGTCCGCTCCGCTTGATCTGCGTTGTCTTCCCCCCGCAGCGGGGACATATCTCATAGCGTCGGAAGGTCACGCCGATACGCTGCCCGTGGCGCTGTACCGCCTCCGGTGTGCGTCGTACGCCGAAGCGGCGGGCGAGGAGGCGGGTACATGCCTCTACGCCCTGATTCGCGCACTCTCGCAGCGCCTCGTCCTGCTCCGCGCTCCATCTCACACTTGTTCCTGTTCTTCCTCGAACCAGCGGCAGAAGACGGACCAGCGAATTTTTATGACGGGGCGCTTCTCACCGCTCTCGATATGGGGTAGGGGGTGGTATCCCTCCGCACGGTGACACGCGGCACGGATGTACTCCTGCGACACGCTGCCGTTTGTCATGGCAGCTATCACGCGTATTGTTTGCGGCTCCTCGAATTCCATCGCTACCCCTAAAAGATCGTTTGCGGGCGGTAGTCCCCGCGCTCACGGTCGTAGTGCATGAGCACCAGGGGCACGCCGTAGGCGGCACATGCAGCGATGACGGCAGCCAGGGCAGCGGTGAGACCCGTCACGTATACGACGAGTACGCTGTCGCCCCGATAGATTTCGTCGTCCGTGTATGAGGCGGCGTTAATTGCTCGCCCAGCTACACGGCTCACGCCGACTTCATCCGAGATGAACGCAGCTGCCTTGTCGTACATGCCGTCGAAGTTGAATACATCGACGATCTCGTCGAATATGTACGTATCGACTGGTAGCTCGTGACGACCACGTACGAGACCGGCTTTAATTGGCTGTTTCTTCTCTGCTAGACGCATGATTTCCTCCTCTATTTCGTGTCGAAGGCTGGAGCGCGGCAGAAGCTGTCGCTTTCGAGATCCCAGTACCAGCCAATGCCGTCAACGGTGAGAGACATGCAGATAAATGCGCAGGTGCTACCTGTATTCGTGTCGGAGTCGAAGCCGCATCGATCACGGATACGGTCTTTCAGTTCGTCGAAAGACATTCCTTGCGCTGCTTTGGTCTTGTTTTCGGTTAGTTCGCGGTTCATAGTGTCTCCTTTTCTTAATGTTTAAGTTTAAGCCATTTGGTAAAAATTTTTGAGGTGAAATCTAGTAATGCGGGTTCACTCCTTATTGCGCTTCGTTTTTTCACCTCATATTTAATGTTGAACTTAATATATATCATTAAAAGTTAAATGTAAACAATAATTTAGAATTTTTTTAATCTGTGATTTAATTATTTCGTCTGGGGGTGGTATTCATGGCTCAAGTCAGCCGATCGGTTTTCGGTAAAAATTTAAGAGCTTTCCGCGAAAGTCGGGGCATCACACAGCAACAAATAGCTGATGTGACAGACACAACAAACGTCACGGTTAACAAATGGGAAAACAGAGGAGTACAACCACGCAGGAAGATAGTTGACGATCTACTAGCATATTACTCGCTAGACGAAGACGACCTTCTTTCAGATGTCAGCGGTCTTTACGCCCAGATACACGGCCTCACCTCCGCGCCCGCGGGGGCTATAGCGGCCAAGAAGCCACGACGGGCATACGCGCCACTCCTGGGGCGTGTACATGCGGGGGAGGCGGTAGAGCCTGACATCCTCGATAGCGAGATACCGATCCCGTATGAGGTGTGGGAGCACCACCAGAGCGGCTATTTCCTCCAGGTCGAGGGGAGCTGCATGAATAGGGTATACCCAGAGGGGTGCTATGTATTTATCGACCCCGATATGACCCCGCAGGACGGATCTATCGCGGTATCGAGTATCGACGAGACGGATTATATTATGCGGCGGCTGCACATGGGCGCTACGACGATGATCCTCTCGCCTGAATCATTCGACGAGCAGTGGGAAGACTTGATTATTACGCGTGATAGTGGCAAGACGGTATCATTCCAGGGGGTTGTTGTCTGGTATCAGCCACAGGAAGAAATGAACTAGGGGATAGGGGTCTCAAGTTGAAAAAGGTAGTTCTATTAGCCGTTGCGGCGGCTTTATCCGTACTCGCTATTGCGTCATTCTCTGGCTGTGCTCTATCTGCGCTGTCTTCGCAGTCCAAGCCTGCGGATGTGGACGACGGTATGACCACAGTAGAACATGACGGGTATTCTTTTAAGTGCCCGTCAGACTGGGAGTGGGAGAAGTATACAGACGATTCGTTTGTCTGCCGCTTTACCGATGAAGAAAAAAGCGGGTTTATCTTTATACAAGAAGTTACCGCTAAATATGGTGACCCCAGCGGAGCTATTAGCCTAGATGAGATTTACGATACATGGCTAGCGGATGATAGTGAAAAAACCTATAAGGGGATAGAAGAGTTTAGCGTCGGTGGCTATGACTGGGTGAAAGCTATCGAGAAGAGAAATGACAAAAAAGGACAAATAGCCATCGGCTCAGTATCGTCGTCAAAATATCTCGTGATTGACTATGTTTATTACGATCAGCCAAAACATAAAGCCGACTTTGACAAGATGCTCGACAGTATAAAGCTGATATAAACGCCAGATAGAACAACGCTGTAAAACTTGTGTTGCCGATCGTGTATCAGGTAACAGATAGATGAATGGTGTAGAGAGCGGTATACAATGGCAGCGAGAAAAGTAAGCAAAAGAAACGGGGGCGGAAATGACGACTTTGGCGCTATTGACGATGCCCGGTCTAGACGGGTCGAAGAAGATCCGGAAGATGCGCGAGGAGAACGAGCGCAGCACGGAGACGATGCTGGCGCGCAGACGCTTAGCAGCGATGGTTCTCAATCTGGAGAACTCGCAGAAACGATCCTCTCAAAAATAGAGCAGCTGCCTCCCAATGATTTTATTGGGCTTATGCTCGCGGCTCAATCGAGTGAGTGGCATGGGCTTTTACCACCTCCCGATGACTACAATAAATACCCCGAAGACGCTAAGAGACGTATGCTCGCGTGGAATGACGCGCAAATTGTAGACGGGGCAAAGAGGAACGACAAGCTAGCTAACGCAGAGATAAAACAGGGCGCACGGGAGCAGTGGCTCTCGTTTATCCTTAATGCCCTTTTTATCTCGGCGGCGTTCTTTGCGTTTGTCATCACTGGTAATGCTGCATCGCTAAGTTTTCTCGCGGTGCCAGGCGTAACCGTCGCCGTGAATATCTACCGTAGAAAAGGGAAATAGCCGTGCGTTCAGCCCAGGGGTGTATCCGGGAGCTTAGCGGCGGTCGCCGTCGCGTAATGGTCGAAATGCCGCGCGACCCGATCACCGGTAAGCGTCGGCAGATAGCGCAGGTAAAAAGAGATGACCTTCAAAACTGTGAAAGTAGGAACATACGAGAAGTCTATCTCGGACTGTCCAGTCAAATCGCTATGTAAAGGCAGGAATCTCGCAATTGAAAGCTCTGTCAAAGAAGTACTTTTTGATCTGTCTGGGACAGACTTTTTCTCGATATCCTGCACGGCCGCGCTTGCCGAAGCGATTATGGCGTATCAAGGTCGTCAGCAGGTATCAGTCAGCGAACCACCGGGGTCTGTAGCAGATTATCTTTCTCGGATGAATTTCTATTCACTTGCGAGAATCGAGCACAATGAGTGCTTTTCTAGGCATGAACCACACGACAGGTTCATACCACTATGCGAGCTCTCGTATTCAAACGATCCTGGAAAGACAGCAGATCTGATGGAGTCTATGCTGAAGAAGAATATTGCGGACGTTGATGGATCGGTGACTAACCTTGCGAACTACGCTTTCGGCGAAATAATGGACAACGTGCTCCAGCATTCTGAAACGGCTGTGAGTGGATTAGCGGCTGCACAGTATTATCCAAAGCTAGGGTATGTAGAGCTCGTCGTAGCTGATGCGGGGCAGGGAATCGTTGCGAGCATGGCCGATAACATTTCCTATTCCGGTATGTCATCAGACGAGCTCATAGAGAAAGCATTCGAGGCAGAAGCCGGTCAATATATCGGTAAGACTAACTTTTCTGACGGCAAAGCATCAATGGGCATGGGACTCAATATAGCCTCTAAGTTTACGAGAGCGTTAAAAGGATATCTTTGGGTAGTTTCACGAGACAGTGCTGCAGTTATATCGAGCTGCGGATTCAAAAAGATTCCAGGCCTCTTCTATCCGGGAACGGTCGTGTGTATGAAGCTTCCGCTGCAGTCTAGTGCGAAGATCCTCGAATCTGAGATATTCGAGGGTGGCCGTAATGAGCCACTTCTCTGGTCTATCGAGGAAGGTGGATTTCACTGTAAGTCGGATATTATAGGAGACGATCATGTTCTTTGGTAATTGTTTGTGTGTTGGACGACTTGATGTGCATACAATGGGATTATTCGCATTGTCAAGCACCCCGCACGACGGTGCAATGAAAGGAGGCGGCTATGATTGTCAAGATGAACGGATTCGGGCATTCCCTAGTGAGCAGAGCAGCTGGGCGTGTCGCCTACAATCGTATAGTGTCTCTGCCTACATGGGGCACGGAAAAGACCGTATTCGACTTTTCTGGGGTTGGTTCCATTACGAATTCGTTTGCCGACGAGGTTTTTGGGCGGATGGCGTTCGAAATGGGCATGGAAGCCATGAGAAAGAAAACGTCATTCAAAGGGATCAATCCCTTCATGGCAAGAATTGTTCGTACAACAATAGATGCACGTGCAGATCAGAGCGAATTTTTGAAGACAACTGTATAGCGAG
This genomic interval from Cryptobacterium curtum DSM 15641 contains the following:
- a CDS encoding LexA family protein, translated to MAQVSRSVFGKNLRAFRESRGITQQQIADVTDTTNVTVNKWENRGVQPRRKIVDDLLAYYSLDEDDLLSDVSGLYAQIHGLTSAPAGAIAAKKPRRAYAPLLGRVHAGEAVEPDILDSEIPIPYEVWEHHQSGYFLQVEGSCMNRVYPEGCYVFIDPDMTPQDGSIAVSSIDETDYIMRRLHMGATTMILSPESFDEQWEDLIITRDSGKTVSFQGVVVWYQPQEEMN
- a CDS encoding ATP-binding protein translates to MTFKTVKVGTYEKSISDCPVKSLCKGRNLAIESSVKEVLFDLSGTDFFSISCTAALAEAIMAYQGRQQVSVSEPPGSVADYLSRMNFYSLARIEHNECFSRHEPHDRFIPLCELSYSNDPGKTADLMESMLKKNIADVDGSVTNLANYAFGEIMDNVLQHSETAVSGLAAAQYYPKLGYVELVVADAGQGIVASMADNISYSGMSSDELIEKAFEAEAGQYIGKTNFSDGKASMGMGLNIASKFTRALKGYLWVVSRDSAAVISSCGFKKIPGLFYPGTVVCMKLPLQSSAKILESEIFEGGRNEPLLWSIEEGGFHCKSDIIGDDHVLW
- a CDS encoding STAS-like domain-containing protein, with amino-acid sequence MIVKMNGFGHSLVSRAAGRVAYNRIVSLPTWGTEKTVFDFSGVGSITNSFADEVFGRMAFEMGMEAMRKKTSFKGINPFMARIVRTTIDARADQSEFLKTTV